From the genome of Segatella hominis, one region includes:
- the nrdG gene encoding anaerobic ribonucleoside-triphosphate reductase activating protein, giving the protein MISVLSVIHDTMVDGPGFRTSIYCAGCPNHCPECHNPQSWDINNGTMTSTEDLLKEIMSDPFANVTFSGGDPMFQAEGFAELARAIRKESSKDIWCFTGYKYENLLKNPAQRALLEQIDVLVDGPFIKALADKDLFFRGSSNQRLINVKKSLATGEVVELHLTKDNPTPVL; this is encoded by the coding sequence ATGATAAGCGTTCTTAGCGTAATCCACGACACGATGGTGGATGGTCCTGGTTTCAGGACCTCTATCTATTGTGCAGGTTGTCCCAATCATTGTCCTGAATGCCATAATCCGCAGTCGTGGGACATCAACAATGGTACAATGACATCGACCGAAGACCTGCTGAAGGAAATCATGAGCGATCCGTTCGCCAATGTTACCTTCTCAGGAGGCGACCCGATGTTTCAGGCTGAGGGATTTGCAGAGTTAGCTCGTGCCATCCGCAAGGAAAGCAGCAAGGATATCTGGTGCTTTACGGGTTATAAATATGAGAATCTCCTGAAGAACCCGGCACAGAGAGCACTGCTCGAACAGATAGATGTTCTGGTAGATGGTCCGTTCATAAAGGCACTCGCTGATAAGGATTTATTTTTCAGGGGAAGCAGCAACCAGCGACTCATCAATGTGAAGAAATCGCTTGCCACAGGAGAAGTGGTAGAACTGCACCTCACCAAAGACAACCCGACACCGGTTTTATAA
- a CDS encoding 2-amino-4-hydroxy-6-hydroxymethyldihydropteridine diphosphokinase has translation MSTRILIALGSNHEQEKNVAFAMERLRSFFPGISFSRILWTEPIGIASDRFVNALALADMDREQEEVERILKQIEKECGRSREEKVRNIIRLDLDLLQWGTVRLREQDWERGYVRLLLQEMQWAF, from the coding sequence ATGAGCACAAGGATATTGATAGCTTTAGGCTCTAATCATGAGCAAGAGAAGAATGTGGCTTTCGCAATGGAGCGTCTGCGCAGTTTTTTCCCCGGCATTTCCTTTTCGAGAATACTGTGGACCGAACCGATAGGCATCGCATCTGACCGATTCGTGAATGCCCTTGCCTTAGCTGATATGGATAGAGAGCAGGAGGAAGTGGAACGGATATTGAAGCAGATAGAGAAAGAATGTGGAAGAAGCCGGGAGGAAAAGGTGAGGAATATTATCAGGTTGGATCTCGATCTTTTGCAGTGGGGTACAGTCCGGTTGCGTGAACAGGACTGGGAAAGGGGTTACGTCCGCCTGTTGCTGCAGGAGATGCAATGGGCATTCTGA
- a CDS encoding glucosaminidase domain-containing protein, translating to MNRIKANIIGLALLLCTLPSGAQMKWNQTYQTYINQYKDLAIEQMLKYRIPASITLAQGLFESAAGRSSLVRQGNNHFGIKCHTSWTGPTQYHDDDARGECFRVYSDARESYEDHSRFLARQQRYARLFSLNSNDYKGWARGLKQCGYATNPQYANKLIQIIELYKLHDYDKEKRYDKFMAEHSGTDQPVNAQGLLHPIHIFNDNYYLYAREGETFKSIGKEVGISWRKLAKYNERDKHDILHKGDVIYLKKKRKKAPKQFKKRPHIVQPGESMYSISQKYGIRLKSLYSKNHLDPDFKIYPGARLKVR from the coding sequence ATGAATAGAATCAAAGCAAATATCATAGGTTTGGCTCTTCTGCTCTGCACCCTTCCTTCGGGCGCACAGATGAAGTGGAACCAGACTTATCAGACATATATCAACCAGTACAAGGATCTTGCTATCGAGCAGATGCTCAAATATCGGATACCAGCCAGTATCACGCTGGCACAAGGTCTCTTCGAGAGCGCTGCAGGAAGAAGCAGCCTGGTAAGACAGGGCAATAATCATTTCGGCATCAAATGCCACACTTCATGGACAGGTCCTACGCAATACCACGACGATGACGCCCGTGGTGAATGTTTCCGTGTATATAGTGATGCCAGGGAAAGCTACGAAGACCATAGCCGCTTTCTGGCACGGCAACAGCGATATGCCCGGCTTTTCTCACTGAACAGCAACGACTACAAAGGATGGGCAAGAGGACTGAAACAATGTGGCTATGCTACCAATCCGCAGTATGCCAACAAACTGATACAGATTATCGAACTGTACAAGCTCCATGATTATGACAAGGAAAAACGCTACGACAAATTCATGGCAGAACATAGTGGCACAGATCAGCCGGTCAACGCACAAGGACTTCTGCATCCTATCCACATCTTCAATGACAATTATTATCTGTATGCCAGAGAGGGAGAAACCTTCAAGAGCATCGGAAAGGAAGTGGGTATCAGTTGGAGAAAATTGGCTAAGTACAACGAAAGAGACAAGCACGACATCCTGCACAAGGGAGATGTCATCTATCTGAAGAAAAAGCGCAAGAAAGCGCCTAAGCAGTTCAAGAAACGCCCTCATATCGTACAACCAGGCGAGAGCATGTACAGCATTTCACAGAAATATGGCATCAGACTGAAGAGTCTCTATTCCAAGAATCACCTTGATCCTGACTTCAAGATATACCCTGGAGCCAGACTGAAAGTAAGATAA
- a CDS encoding igA Peptidase M64 family protein produces the protein MKKKTLIIAALAMLMMPGKLLAQNFNDYFVDKTLRVDYTFVGNAKQQMIAVDELNVMPRWYGKKQRLGEVPVEGNGQITVRAHKTGEVIYRNSFSTLFQEWLSYPEAKKNTQSFENVFLVPMPKDTVDITLSLFNNRREVTASLTHQVVPTDILIHHKGEKPTAYETIQQAADTTRCIHVAYVAEGYTDAEMDTFIKDVKDANEALFNHEPFKKMRDRFNVIAVKSPSEESGTSEPAKGIWKNTALHSHFDTFYSDRYLTTLHLKDLHNWLAGTPYEHIIVLVNSKKYGGGGILNSYNLTSTHHKWYKPVVVHEFGHSFAGLADEYAYDFEEIPMYPHDVEPWEPNITTLVNFSSKWKDMVKKGTPIPTPLSENTKVAESKVGVFEGAGYSTKGVYRGVQDCRMRINDTPEFCPVCKRAITNLIDFYTK, from the coding sequence ATGAAGAAGAAAACACTGATCATTGCAGCTCTTGCTATGCTCATGATGCCAGGCAAACTCCTGGCACAAAACTTCAACGACTATTTCGTTGACAAAACCCTGCGAGTAGATTATACCTTCGTAGGAAACGCGAAGCAACAGATGATTGCAGTAGATGAACTGAACGTCATGCCCCGCTGGTATGGTAAAAAGCAGCGACTGGGCGAAGTGCCTGTAGAAGGAAACGGACAAATCACAGTTCGTGCCCACAAGACAGGTGAGGTCATCTATCGCAACTCCTTCTCTACCCTCTTCCAGGAATGGCTTTCCTACCCGGAGGCTAAGAAGAATACGCAGAGTTTCGAGAATGTCTTCCTCGTACCGATGCCAAAAGACACGGTGGACATCACCCTGTCGCTCTTCAACAACCGTCGTGAGGTTACTGCATCACTCACCCATCAGGTAGTGCCTACCGACATCCTTATCCACCACAAGGGAGAGAAGCCGACAGCATACGAAACCATCCAGCAGGCAGCCGATACAACTCGCTGCATCCATGTTGCTTACGTAGCAGAGGGATACACAGATGCAGAGATGGACACTTTCATCAAAGACGTAAAGGATGCCAACGAAGCGCTCTTCAATCATGAGCCATTCAAAAAAATGCGTGACCGATTCAATGTCATCGCCGTAAAATCACCATCTGAAGAAAGCGGAACGAGCGAACCAGCCAAAGGAATTTGGAAGAATACTGCACTCCACTCTCATTTTGATACATTCTATAGCGACAGATACCTGACCACACTCCATCTGAAGGACCTGCACAACTGGTTGGCTGGTACTCCATACGAACACATCATCGTGCTGGTAAATTCCAAGAAATATGGTGGAGGCGGAATCCTCAATTCTTACAACCTGACCTCTACCCACCACAAGTGGTACAAGCCAGTAGTAGTACATGAGTTCGGACATTCCTTTGCTGGTCTCGCAGACGAATACGCCTACGATTTCGAAGAGATTCCGATGTACCCACACGACGTAGAACCTTGGGAGCCGAACATCACCACGCTGGTCAACTTCTCCAGCAAGTGGAAAGACATGGTAAAGAAAGGAACACCTATTCCTACCCCTCTCTCAGAGAATACCAAGGTGGCAGAAAGCAAGGTGGGAGTCTTTGAAGGTGCCGGCTACAGCACCAAGGGAGTATATCGTGGCGTTCAGGATTGCCGCATGCGCATCAATGATACGCCAGAATTCTGCCCTGTCTGTAAGAGAGCTATCACAAACCTAATAGATTTCTATACAAAATAG
- the cdd gene encoding cytidine deaminase: MKERKIEIEYQFAQLEELSQEEQNLVEKAIAATQNSYANYSHFYVGASCLLEDGSIVIGANQENAAFPSGLCAERTAVFAAQANHPELSIKTIAIAAKNANGFLKDPISPCGACRQVILEIEDRYKQPVRILLYGTEGIYCFRSIKDLLPFSFVDANMR; this comes from the coding sequence ATGAAAGAAAGAAAGATCGAAATTGAATACCAGTTTGCGCAATTGGAAGAATTGAGCCAGGAAGAACAGAACCTGGTAGAAAAAGCTATTGCAGCTACCCAGAATTCATACGCCAACTATAGCCACTTCTATGTAGGAGCCTCCTGTCTTCTGGAAGATGGTAGCATCGTCATCGGTGCCAACCAGGAAAACGCAGCCTTCCCATCAGGACTCTGTGCTGAAAGAACGGCAGTCTTTGCTGCACAGGCAAACCATCCGGAATTGTCCATCAAGACCATTGCCATCGCTGCAAAAAATGCCAACGGATTTCTCAAGGATCCGATTTCCCCATGTGGAGCTTGCCGCCAGGTCATCCTCGAAATAGAAGACCGCTACAAGCAACCGGTACGCATTCTTCTCTATGGCACAGAGGGCATCTATTGCTTCAGAAGCATCAAGGACCTGCTTCCTTTCTCTTTCGTAGATGCCAATATGAGATAA
- a CDS encoding tetratricopeptide repeat protein: protein MSTYRKWALCFLGMNLMFVPSLVFAQRNDEATEQLGKALEYFTSQKYHECLMIMQDLEKQYRLNPRYKAYLGVCYYYEWDYEHANKYLTEAIPQLALFAPHERSFYYWANAESLFNQQKYKEAIPMYEAMLPLCYENEKPDAYYRLGFCHLFMENWVGAWNEFLKAQDAYQKYRDTPDMQARIIQVSHMLDGLKPKVIGIVISDLLK, encoded by the coding sequence ATGAGTACATATAGAAAATGGGCCTTGTGCTTTTTGGGGATGAACTTGATGTTTGTCCCTTCTTTGGTTTTTGCCCAGCGCAATGATGAGGCTACCGAGCAGCTGGGCAAAGCTTTGGAGTATTTTACTTCTCAAAAATATCATGAGTGCCTGATGATTATGCAGGACTTGGAGAAGCAATATCGGCTCAATCCCAGATACAAGGCCTATTTAGGTGTCTGCTATTATTACGAATGGGATTATGAACATGCTAATAAGTATCTGACGGAGGCAATACCCCAGTTGGCTCTGTTTGCCCCTCATGAGCGCTCGTTCTATTATTGGGCAAATGCAGAAAGTCTTTTCAATCAGCAGAAGTACAAGGAGGCCATTCCTATGTATGAGGCAATGTTGCCGTTGTGCTATGAGAATGAAAAGCCGGATGCTTATTATCGCTTAGGTTTCTGTCATCTGTTTATGGAAAACTGGGTGGGGGCATGGAATGAATTCCTCAAGGCTCAGGATGCTTATCAGAAATATAGGGACACACCCGACATGCAGGCCCGTATCATACAGGTCAGCCACATGTTGGATGGATTGAAGCCTAAGGTGATAGGTATTGTAATCAGCGATCTGCTGAAATAG
- a CDS encoding right-handed parallel beta-helix repeat-containing protein translates to MSKNSIILYFIGLLSFVSLSSCMDDEDFSSSRADLLTFSTDTVRLDTTFSNVPTPTRTMWVYNRSGKGIRCSNIRLEGGNQEGFRVNVDGTFLGQAAGFQTSDVEIRKGDSIRVFVELTSALQEKNEPQLVEDDLVFTLESGVQQKINLRAFSWDAEMHNGLEVKKGEETILGEPDESGYQKPIVIYGGIKVDSLGTLTIREGATLYFHENAGIDVYGKLKAAGTAEKPVTMRGDRIDRMFDYLPYDRTPGQWQGIRLREASADNELKYADLHSAYHGIVVDSCDLATQKLLVENSTIHNCQGYGLAISYAKVQVYNTQISNTLNHCLYVEGGHVDVNNSTIAQFYPFDGNRRSAIGFKAPIDTLDVRNSLVTGYGNDEVLWTPVEEEPLKFSFDHCVLRTEKMMTEDSLRFTHVVYEDVKDTTMYGEKHFSVFDTENLIYDFHLSAKSAAIGAADPKTALPYDRNGLKREEDKADAGCFLYREEKKEE, encoded by the coding sequence ATGAGTAAGAATTCGATTATATTATATTTTATAGGTTTATTAAGCTTCGTAAGTTTGTCTTCCTGTATGGATGATGAGGATTTTTCTTCATCCCGGGCAGACTTGCTGACTTTTTCTACTGATACGGTAAGGTTGGATACTACCTTCTCGAATGTACCGACACCTACCAGAACGATGTGGGTTTACAATCGTTCTGGAAAGGGTATCAGATGTAGCAATATCCGACTGGAAGGTGGTAATCAGGAAGGTTTCAGAGTGAATGTGGATGGTACGTTTCTCGGACAGGCAGCTGGTTTTCAGACAAGTGATGTCGAGATTCGTAAGGGAGATAGCATCCGTGTATTCGTGGAACTGACTTCAGCTCTGCAGGAGAAAAATGAACCGCAGCTGGTGGAGGACGACCTTGTCTTTACTTTAGAGAGCGGGGTGCAGCAGAAGATTAATCTGCGTGCTTTTTCATGGGATGCAGAGATGCACAACGGTCTGGAAGTGAAGAAAGGTGAGGAAACAATTCTGGGTGAACCGGATGAAAGCGGCTACCAGAAACCAATCGTCATCTATGGCGGAATCAAGGTGGATAGCTTAGGTACACTCACTATCAGAGAGGGTGCTACGCTTTATTTCCATGAGAATGCTGGTATTGATGTATATGGTAAACTGAAGGCTGCAGGTACTGCAGAAAAACCGGTTACTATGAGGGGTGACCGTATCGACCGGATGTTCGACTATCTGCCATACGACCGTACTCCCGGACAATGGCAGGGCATCCGCTTGAGAGAGGCTTCTGCTGATAATGAACTGAAATATGCTGATCTCCATAGTGCTTATCATGGTATCGTAGTGGATTCCTGCGATCTTGCTACCCAGAAATTGCTGGTAGAAAATTCTACTATCCATAACTGCCAAGGCTATGGCTTAGCGATTTCTTATGCCAAGGTACAGGTTTATAATACGCAGATTTCAAACACGCTCAATCATTGTCTCTATGTAGAGGGTGGTCATGTGGATGTCAACAATAGTACGATTGCACAGTTCTATCCGTTTGATGGCAATCGACGTTCTGCAATCGGTTTCAAGGCTCCTATAGATACATTGGACGTCAGAAATTCTCTCGTTACGGGATATGGTAATGATGAGGTACTGTGGACGCCAGTAGAGGAAGAACCGCTCAAGTTCAGTTTCGACCATTGTGTGTTGCGTACCGAGAAGATGATGACGGAGGACAGTCTCCGTTTTACTCATGTCGTCTATGAAGATGTGAAGGATACCACCATGTATGGCGAGAAGCATTTCTCTGTTTTCGATACAGAAAATCTGATTTATGATTTCCACTTGTCTGCCAAGTCTGCTGCCATTGGTGCAGCCGACCCGAAAACCGCTTTGCCTTATGACCGTAATGGCCTCAAACGCGAAGAAGACAAGGCTGATGCTGGATGCTTCCTGTATCGGGAGGAGAAAAAAGAAGAGTAG
- a CDS encoding DegT/DnrJ/EryC1/StrS family aminotransferase, producing MIKFLDLQKITLQHADEIHEAVSRVIDSGWYLQGSSVKQFEEHYAHFIGTRHCIGVGNGLDALTLIYRAYMEMGVMKEGDEVIVPANTYIASILAISENGLKPVLVEPDPETLEIDDARIEEAITERTRSVMIVHLYGRCAYTQRIADICNKYHLKLVEDNAQAHGCRYLGEPAVQESAQKGKRTGSLGDAAGHSFYPGKNLGALGDGGAVTTDNQELAEVIRALANYGSHKKYVFQYKGRNSRLDEIQAAVLDVKLKYIDEDNARRQQIARYYYDHIQGLETSSAHPAGYIRLPKQMPDASNVYHIFPIFSNRRDELQHYLSAQGIQTLIHYPIAPHCQECYPELHSLSLPISEQLHQEELSLPISPVVTWEEVEEVVKSIKSYFFL from the coding sequence ATGATTAAGTTTTTAGACTTACAGAAGATTACTTTGCAGCATGCGGATGAGATTCACGAGGCAGTTAGCCGTGTGATAGATTCCGGTTGGTATCTGCAAGGTAGTTCAGTCAAGCAGTTTGAAGAACATTACGCTCACTTTATCGGTACCCGCCATTGTATAGGTGTAGGAAACGGCTTGGATGCCCTGACCCTCATCTATCGTGCTTACATGGAGATGGGCGTGATGAAGGAGGGGGATGAGGTGATTGTTCCTGCCAATACCTATATCGCTTCCATCTTGGCTATTTCAGAGAATGGTCTGAAACCTGTTTTGGTAGAACCAGATCCAGAGACTCTTGAGATAGACGATGCTCGTATAGAGGAAGCAATCACGGAGCGCACCCGTTCTGTGATGATTGTCCATCTTTACGGACGATGCGCTTATACTCAACGGATTGCTGATATTTGCAATAAGTATCACTTGAAATTAGTAGAGGATAATGCCCAGGCACATGGTTGCCGTTATCTCGGTGAACCAGCTGTTCAGGAATCTGCGCAGAAAGGCAAGCGCACTGGTAGTTTGGGAGATGCAGCCGGACATAGTTTTTATCCAGGAAAGAATTTGGGAGCATTGGGAGATGGCGGTGCTGTTACCACAGATAATCAGGAATTGGCAGAAGTCATTCGAGCTTTAGCCAATTATGGTTCGCATAAGAAATATGTCTTTCAATATAAGGGCCGTAATAGCCGTTTGGATGAGATTCAGGCAGCAGTACTTGATGTCAAGCTCAAGTATATTGATGAGGATAATGCCCGTCGCCAGCAGATTGCCCGATATTATTATGATCATATCCAAGGTTTGGAAACTTCATCTGCTCATCCTGCAGGATATATTCGTTTACCCAAGCAGATGCCAGATGCGAGCAATGTCTATCATATCTTCCCGATTTTCAGTAATCGTAGGGATGAGTTGCAGCACTACCTTTCCGCTCAAGGTATCCAGACATTAATCCATTACCCAATAGCTCCTCACTGTCAGGAATGCTATCCTGAATTACATTCCCTTTCCCTTCCCATCTCAGAGCAGCTTCATCAGGAAGAACTGAGTTTGCCGATAAGTCCTGTTGTGACATGGGAAGAAGTGGAAGAGGTGGTAAAGAGTATTAAGTCTTATTTCTTTTTATAA
- a CDS encoding LrgB family protein: MELFQESVFFGVLVSLASYGIGLALKIKTGWSLMNPLLIAIILVICVLLFTGVSYESYSAGANIISYLLTPATICLAVPLYQQVELLKKNYRAVMIGILSGVLASLCSVLILALLFHFDHASYVTFLPKSITTAIGIGVSEELGGHVSVSVVVIIVTGVLGNIFAEKFLSLLRIKEPIAKGIAIGCSAHALGTAKAMEMGTIEGAMSSLSIVVCGVMTVIGASFFALFL, encoded by the coding sequence ATGGAGTTGTTTCAGGAATCAGTATTTTTTGGAGTACTGGTCAGTTTGGCATCGTATGGAATAGGTTTGGCTTTGAAAATTAAGACGGGTTGGTCTCTTATGAATCCGCTCTTGATAGCTATCATATTGGTTATCTGTGTGTTGTTGTTTACAGGTGTAAGTTATGAGTCGTATAGTGCTGGTGCCAATATCATCAGTTATTTGCTGACGCCTGCCACAATTTGTTTGGCTGTACCATTGTATCAGCAGGTAGAATTGTTGAAGAAGAATTATCGTGCCGTCATGATTGGTATCTTGTCGGGTGTGTTGGCAAGTTTGTGTTCCGTACTTATTCTTGCATTACTATTTCATTTCGATCATGCTTCGTATGTTACGTTCTTGCCAAAGTCCATTACGACAGCCATCGGTATTGGCGTATCAGAAGAATTGGGCGGTCACGTATCAGTTTCAGTAGTCGTTATCATCGTAACGGGAGTTCTTGGAAACATCTTTGCAGAGAAGTTCCTTTCCCTCCTTCGCATCAAGGAACCGATAGCAAAAGGTATCGCCATCGGTTGTTCTGCCCATGCTTTGGGTACGGCTAAAGCGATGGAGATGGGTACCATTGAGGGAGCGATGAGTAGTCTTTCTATTGTGGTTTGTGGTGTGATGACGGTGATAGGTGCGTCTTTTTTTGCTCTTTTCTTGTAG
- a CDS encoding CidA/LrgA family protein: protein MKFLIQFMIIIAFSFLGELLHYFLPLPIPASIYGIVLLFVALELKWVKVKDIRETSSFLIAVMPVMFIPAAVGLIDSWKSIGNSWLEYIIVTVLTTFVVMGVSGWITQFVIQRNKVQKENKK, encoded by the coding sequence ATGAAGTTTCTTATTCAATTTATGATAATCATCGCTTTCTCGTTTTTGGGAGAGCTGTTGCATTATTTTCTTCCATTGCCTATACCAGCCAGTATATATGGTATAGTCTTGTTGTTTGTCGCCTTGGAGTTGAAATGGGTCAAGGTGAAGGATATCCGTGAGACGAGCAGTTTTCTCATCGCAGTCATGCCAGTCATGTTTATTCCTGCAGCTGTAGGACTTATCGATTCCTGGAAGTCGATAGGTAATTCCTGGCTGGAATATATCATCGTTACGGTATTGACTACTTTTGTAGTGATGGGAGTCTCTGGTTGGATTACACAATTTGTTATCCAGCGTAACAAGGTACAGAAAGAAAATAAGAAGTAA
- a CDS encoding AAA family ATPase: MIITIARQCGCGAVNVGKLLAEHYGIPFYTRKSLLRMASEKGVLDEMEAFFEERPVDELLFAMSSFGETRKDSTERPLRVLADMIGDENCIIIGRCGNYIFRERKDLVSVFLKGTMKSRIADIQMEQNLSYEDAKEFVEQLDDCRVAYHKYYTGLTWGDANDYDICLDSDRLGTEKTASMIERYVEQIGLDNEK; the protein is encoded by the coding sequence ATGATTATTACAATAGCCCGCCAGTGTGGCTGTGGTGCCGTCAATGTAGGCAAATTGCTGGCAGAACATTATGGTATTCCTTTTTATACCAGAAAGAGCTTGCTTCGGATGGCAAGCGAGAAAGGTGTGCTCGATGAGATGGAAGCATTCTTTGAGGAGCGCCCAGTAGATGAACTCCTGTTTGCCATGTCTTCCTTTGGTGAAACACGCAAAGATTCCACGGAAAGACCTTTGCGTGTACTTGCAGACATGATTGGAGACGAGAACTGTATTATCATCGGTCGTTGCGGTAACTATATTTTCCGTGAACGTAAGGATTTGGTTTCCGTATTCTTGAAGGGAACGATGAAATCCCGCATTGCAGATATCCAGATGGAACAGAATCTTTCTTATGAAGATGCGAAGGAGTTTGTGGAACAGTTAGACGACTGTCGTGTGGCATATCATAAGTATTATACCGGACTTACCTGGGGAGATGCCAATGATTATGACATTTGTCTGGATAGCGATCGGTTGGGAACAGAAAAAACAGCCAGTATGATTGAGCGCTATGTGGAGCAAATCGGTTTGGACAACGAAAAGTGA
- a CDS encoding YitT family protein — MTRKSKIHEIRDYVIIALAMLIGSIGLNIFLLPNHITMGGIGGLASILYWGAGIPVSVSYFGLNVFLLAIALRILGWRFCVKTLYGISLFALYTRIIEFYGEGNITLLHDQPFMATVLGGFCMGTSAGLGLSCNGSTGGSDTVAAMINKFYNISLGHAILICDLCIISSSYFVLKSWEMVIYGYVCLFVSSLCVDHVINTLRRSVQFFIISDKYLELSAAINTTADRGCTVMDGHGCYSGKNVHMLFVLARQRESQKIFRLIDEIDPTAFVSQSAVIGVYGLGFDRFKVNRTLLKK; from the coding sequence ATGACGAGAAAAAGTAAAATTCATGAGATTAGAGATTACGTCATCATAGCCTTGGCGATGTTGATAGGTAGTATTGGATTGAATATTTTCCTCTTGCCTAATCATATCACGATGGGTGGTATCGGCGGTCTCGCTTCTATCTTGTACTGGGGTGCAGGCATCCCTGTATCAGTTTCTTATTTCGGTCTGAATGTCTTCCTGTTGGCAATAGCCTTGCGCATCCTCGGATGGCGATTCTGTGTGAAGACACTCTATGGCATTTCCCTTTTTGCCCTTTATACTCGCATTATAGAGTTCTATGGGGAAGGAAATATTACCTTGTTGCATGACCAGCCTTTCATGGCGACCGTCTTGGGAGGTTTTTGTATGGGTACGAGTGCTGGATTAGGTTTGTCCTGCAATGGCAGTACGGGTGGCTCGGATACGGTGGCAGCCATGATCAACAAGTTTTATAATATTTCCTTAGGACATGCCATTTTGATTTGTGACCTCTGTATTATTTCGAGCAGTTATTTCGTGCTGAAGAGTTGGGAGATGGTGATTTATGGTTATGTATGCCTCTTTGTGTCGTCTCTCTGTGTTGATCATGTCATCAATACCTTGCGTCGTTCGGTCCAGTTCTTTATCATCTCTGATAAGTATCTTGAGTTGAGTGCTGCTATCAATACGACAGCCGACCGTGGTTGTACGGTGATGGATGGACATGGTTGCTATAGTGGTAAGAATGTCCACATGCTCTTTGTCTTGGCACGTCAAAGGGAATCGCAAAAGATTTTCCGACTGATAGACGAGATAGATCCTACTGCTTTTGTCAGTCAGAGTGCCGTTATCGGTGTTTATGGTTTAGGCTTCGACCGTTTCAAGGTAAACAGAACACTGTTGAAGAAGTAG
- a CDS encoding phosphoribosyltransferase, with translation MAEYTTIITNWKHLENGLPYKWIVDYASYNAYGNFKLSAEDWEKRDYIVNFKGNSELTTEIDHQQALKKAISDITTLIKETFGDAANQLTLVCIPASTRANTKRRFEEFSKEVCEKTGMANAYPLISWTTRTNPDDGEEEDEYTFDFEAIKSKDILLFDDIIASGSSVCKFADKLKKEGANVIAAIALGKKL, from the coding sequence ATGGCAGAATACACTACGATTATTACAAACTGGAAACATCTTGAAAACGGTCTTCCTTACAAATGGATTGTCGATTACGCCTCCTACAATGCGTATGGCAATTTCAAACTGTCTGCCGAAGACTGGGAAAAGAGAGATTACATTGTCAACTTCAAGGGAAACTCGGAGTTGACCACAGAGATTGACCATCAACAGGCTCTCAAGAAAGCAATTTCCGACATCACCACTCTCATCAAGGAGACTTTCGGCGATGCCGCTAACCAGTTGACCCTCGTTTGTATTCCTGCATCTACCCGTGCAAATACCAAACGACGTTTTGAGGAATTCAGCAAGGAGGTCTGCGAGAAGACTGGTATGGCTAATGCCTATCCGCTTATCTCCTGGACTACCCGTACAAACCCTGACGATGGAGAGGAAGAGGACGAATACACCTTTGACTTCGAAGCCATCAAGAGCAAGGACATCCTGCTCTTCGACGACATTATCGCATCAGGCAGTTCCGTTTGCAAATTCGCAGACAAACTCAAGAAAGAAGGAGCTAACGTGATTGCAGCAATTGCATTAGGGAAAAAACTTTGA